The DNA sequence GACTGGTGCTGGGAGAAGACAACTGGATCACGGTGAACGGGGAAGACATTGCTCTCACCACGCCCAGCGCTCAGCAATCCGGATTGAAATTAAAAATTAACGCGGATGTAAACCCCGGTATTGTTTACGGCCTGGTGCTTGATTTTGATGTGGCCAAGTCGATTGTAAAAGCAGGAAACAGCGGAAAATATATCCTGAAGCCCGTTATCCGTACTTTTTTGGATGCGCAGGGAGGAAACCTTGCCGGCGATGTCTGGCCTGATACGGTACAAACGGCTGTGCTGGCCATTGCGGACGGGGATACCGTTAGTACCTATACGAGTGAAGACGGCGGTTTTCTTTTCCGGTCCCTTAACCCCGGATCTTACCAGCTTCGTTTTCTGCCGGATACCCTGAGCGGCTTCCTGCCTTATGATACAGCGGGAGTTATCGTAGAAGAAGGGAAGCTAACCGATATTGGTACGATAACATTCACTGAATAAGGCATTTTTTTCAGACCTTTAAGCATGGTAAAATTATTTGCTAGGTCCTGCCTGCTGCTGATCCTGCTGCTGCCGGGATGCGAGAAGCAGGAATTTACCGAACCTGCCCCATTTGAGCTGGAGTTTTCGGCCACCGGAACGCCGGTCATGGAAGGGAGGCTGGGGTTCGGCGATATTACCATGCATCCTGAAAAAATCGAAATAGAAGGGATCCGCTCTGCCGGCGATGATGTGTTTTTTGAACGTGATCTTAAGGCCGGGGCATTGACCTTGGGCCAGCATCCGGTCCTTCATTTCGATCTTCCCCAAGGCATTTATAACCGGCTGACCATCAACCTGTCCTTTGAACCGGACGAAGAAAAAGAAGAAGAGTTCGAAGAGGAACTCGGGGACCTGCTGGAAGATCTCCAGGGGGGCGTTCTGTCCCCTATCGCTGAAGCAGCGCTGGGAGAACTCATTCTGGACTACCGGGAAGGCGAGCCTGGTTTCCTTTATTCGGGAACCTATAAGCACGGGCAGGAAGAATTTGAACTGCTCCTGGTAATCAATAACCCTTTCGTGCTGAACCTAACGGCGACGAATACAAGCGGTTCCCGGGAAATTGTCCTTGAAAAGGGCAAAGACAACAGGGCTGCCCTTTATTTCGATATTGAAAAATGGTTTTCCATCGTACCCGCCCAGCTGGTGGAAAAATCGCCTAAGGGAACAGCAAACGGCAAAACGTATGTGCTGATCCATAAGAAACTCAACCCGGGATTATTCAATATGTTATATAACCGGATTGAACAATTTACAACGCTGGTAGTAAATGAATAAGGTCGGGGGCGGCAATATATCGGACCGGGAACTAATAGCAGCCTGCCTGAGCAATTCAAGAAAGGCGCAGGAACAACTTTACAGGAAATACGCCAAAACTATGTTCCATGTTTGCCTTTCCTATTGTGCTGACAGGGACCAGGCTAAAGATATTTTGCAGGAAGCGTTCATCAAGGCCTTCAGGAAACTGGACACCTTTGCGACCGCGAATTCTTTCGAAGGCTGGCTGCGGCGCATTGTCGTAAATACCGCCCTGGACCATCTCCGGAAGTCAAAAAAATGGTCATTCATTACTATAGAAGAACAGGTAGCCGAACCGGAAGATACAGCCGACGTTCCGGCTTTTCCATACAGCACCGGGAAGGTCTTGCGCCTGATCGGCGAACTGCCTCCCGGAGCCAGAGCGGTTTTTAACCTGTATGCGCTGGATGAATTAAGCCATAAGGAAATTGCCGGCCGGCTTAAAATATCGGAAGGCACATCAAAATCACAGTATAACCGTGCAAGGGCCTTGTTAAGGCGATGGCTAAAAGAGGAGGAAGAACAGTGAAGAAGGATTGGATAAAGGAAGCGTACCGCAGCTGGTTCAGCAGGCTTGACGAAGACGTGCCGGAAGAGGTATGGACGGAAATAGCCGACGAGCTGGACCTGGATGAAGTATGGAATAATCTGAGCGAAGAGCTGGACCGCACACCCCGGCTTTCCCCCTGGCGATGGCTCCCCCGGGCCGCCGCCGTCCTCGCGCTGCTGGTTTCCGCACTGGCAGCCTATTGGTACCTCTTTCCTCCCCAGCGCAAAGGGGAAACGCCGCTTGCAACCCAAAGCCTTCCTTCCGCAGCGCTGCCGCCGGAAAACGGACCCGGCGGAAATGCGTCATCCGGAGATGCGCCAGCCGGAAATGAATCTCCCGCGAACGGCGGCCTTTCCGCCGCTAAGGCTCCGCAAAATGGATCTCCCGCCGACAACGAACTTGCCAGCGGCGGGGCTCAGGGAGATGCTTACAGGGAAAAGGCGGCGCCGGGAAACCGGATATCGGCTGATCACGGGGAAGACGAACTGCCGGAACGCGGGAGTCTGGCTGTTTCTCCTGTGGAGCAAAACGGCCTGCGTCTTTCGCCTGAACAAGAGCGATGGACGGCGGTACCGCTACTTCCTTCACTACCTGGCGGAATACCGGGGGCTGCAGGAGCAGATTCGACGAGGATAACGGCGACGGAAATTGATGGATTGAAAGTACCGGGGGAACTTATGGCGGGCATCCGGCCCCCGGACCAACCGGCAGCGGGCAGCGGAAAGCAGTCCCCTTTCATCCAGCTGCAGCGGCTTGGAGTAGTTTCAGCCTATAACAATACCTGGATGCTAAACCACGAAACCTTTAATGGCTTGCAGGCATCTACCCTCAATGCTACCACAATTACCTATAGTACCAGCACCGGGCTCAACGCAGGGTTCCTGCTAAAGGGAAAGCACAAGGTAAACGCCGAATTGTACCTGAGTTCCAGCACCGGCCAGGATTACCGGCAATACATTGAAGCCCGGTATCAAAGCCGCAGCATAGAACTTGATTACTATAAACTTCAGCTTTACTACCAGCTTCCTGTATTCTCCGGAAAAGGCGATGTACTGCTTGGCGCATATACGTCCTATCTTAAAAGAGGGCGCGAGAAGGTCGCCGGGGAGGCGCGCGGGGTGGGCCGGTTTTACCGCGATATCGACTACGGCATCATGACCGGGTACCAGTTTAACCTGCCGGTGAATAACCGCTTGCTGCTGCAGCCGGGCATCAGGCTTAATTACGGCCTGCCCAATATTTTCAAGGGCAACCAGCTGATCCCCGGAAACTTCCTCCGGACGCATAATGCCGCGGCAGGCCTTTACCTCGGGGTCAGTTACAGGTTGTATTAAAAATTCCGGAATATTTTTGCTGCCTTTCCAACCTTTCGCGGGCACCTACGTCTGACAGGGTATAACAAAGAACCAAAAAGGATTATAATGAAAAAGTACGCGATTTTCTTTCTGCCAGTAATCAGTGCTTCCCTATTCATGATGGGATGTGAGGAAGATATTCAGAACGACAATGCCCAGGCGCAAAGCGATGTCACGGTAGTAGCAAGGACTGACGAAGCTTCCGAACCCGAAAGTGCCGCCACCCGCAGTACCGAGGCCGCTGCAGAAGGGACCGTCATTACCGATGCAAAAATTTCTATAAAAGAATTTGAACTGGAAGTGCTGAACCTGTCGGCCGCATTGAACCTGCTCTCCGAATTGGAAATTGAACTGAAGGAACCGCGGGTGGTTACCCTGGTGTCTGAAGGCCAGGCCCAGTCAGAGGTAATAGCTGAAGGTAAATTGCAGAACGGCCTGTACAGCGAAGCTGAATTCAGCTATCATAAAAATCTGTCCGTAGAGACCTCAGATGAAATGTATGGGAAATCCATTCTGGTAAAGGGACAACATAACGGATTGCCTTTTGTATGCTGGACAGATGAAGAGAAGGATGTGGAAATCGATTTTGAAGGAGAAGGAATAGATGTTAAAGAACAGGGAGCGATTTACGTCACCTTTTATGTTAATAAGGTAATGAACGAAATTGACTTGTCCCTGGCCGTAGATGGGAACGCCAATGGCGTGATCGAAATCGGGCCGGATGGAGCTGACGGAAATGCCGCCTTATATGCTGCCATGCAGGCCGGGCTGACGGGAATGGCGAAACTTTGATGCAACGTGTGAGGGACGCCATCTCAAAGCCCGGCTAAAGGCGGTTCATGGTAAAACGCAGATCATGGATCTGCCCCTGGAAGGGATCGGCCACCGGTGCGTCACGCAGGAAACCGCAGGAGACGTAACCCCCGTTGATAACGGTATGAGCAGCGCCGGTGCCTCCTTCCAGGATCTTATTCCCGTTAAAAGTAAGTGCAAATTCCCCATCCGGGCCCAGGCGTAAGACAAAATGCCCCGAAATTTGCTTCAGGGGCCGGCTGTAAAAAGTTTTCCCGCCGTCAAAGGCCAGAGCGAGCTTTCCATTCTCGGCCAGGAGGGTAAACTGCCTGAAATAACGGCAGATCACGCCACCAGGAGCGTGACTTCTTGCATTCCCGCCTGATTTCGCGGGGCCTGCTTGCCGCCCGCCGGGATTCCGCGAGTTAGCTTCCGGCTGGCTTGCCGCTGGCCGGCCTGATCCAGCAGAGCCTGCATCCTTCCCACGTTCATCCCCTTGTAAGTAGCCGGAAATATAGAGGGTATCGGGATTCCAGCGATTTTTGTCAAACGAAAGGTGAAAAGCGGCTTCTCCCTGGGGCAACTCATAGGAATTGGCTTGAAACCGGGGGAAATGCCCCTCCCTGATCATTTCTTCCGTTTCGCCTTGACTTGCCAGCTCGTTGCCTAAAAGAGCGCCCAGCTGTGCTAACCGCGTAGCATAACGAGGATTTTCCGCCAGGTTTTGCAATTCTTCCGGGTCCTTGTCCAGGTCATACAATTCTATGGAAGGGCGGTAACTGTAGCGACGCAGTAAAAAAGCCGCTTTCTCGTCTTCCCGGGCTTTTTTAACCCAGGAATCAAAATAATACATATTCTGTTCCACCTCGTCGATATGCGTAATGAAGCGGCGGCCAGGGTGGTAATTGCGAATATAATGGAAGCCTTCGCGGGAAATAACCGTGCGGGCGGGGGTATAATTATACCAGTAATGCGGTTCTACGGAGGTTTCGGCAAAAATATACTCCCGGTGTTCCTCTTTCTTTCCAAGCAATACCGGCGCAAAGCTCTTACCGTCCAGGTCCTTCGCCGGCTTTCCCCCCGTTAGTTCCAGCACCGTAGGCGTAATATCGGTAAGTGAAACAAGGGCATCCGAAATACTTCCTTCCCTTATCTTATCCGGCCAGCGCGCAATGAGCGGAACCCGCAGGCCCCGGTCATAGACGGTCCATTTCGCCCCGGGGAACTGGGTTCCCTGGTCAGAGAAAAACAGGAAAACCGTATTGCTTTGCTCACCGGTACTTTCAAGCGCCGCCATTATTTCTCCCAGCATTCGGTCCGCCTCACCAATGCTCTGGTAATAGGCGGCCAGGGCTGCCCTTGTTTTCTTTGTATCGGCCAGGTATTCCGGCAGTGCCAGGTTCGCAGGATCAAAATCGCGGTTTTTTACCCAGGGTACATGGGGCAGCCAGGGCGCCACTACCAGGCAGAGCGGCTGCTGCGGCTGCCCGCGGAAATGGTCCTGTATAAATTGCACGGTTTCCTTCCGGGGATCGCTCCGGGTTTCAATGGGTTCGTATCTTCCAAACTCCTGGCCGATATACTCAAAGGGGAAGGCCGCCCCGGGTGTCACGTGCGTTTTTCCCGCAAGTACCACCCGGTACCCCAGCGGTTTAAGGTAATGTGGCAGGCTTTTCACTCCGGCCCTGACAGCGAAATGATTCATCTGGCAGCCATTGCGGAAAGGATAAAGGCCGGTAAACAGGCTGCTGCGGGAAGGCGTACACATGGAAGAAGCCGCGTACGCAGACGTGAAGCGCATTCCCTCCGCGGCGAGGCGGTCCATATTAGGGGTTTGCACGTCCCCGTTGCCATAACAGCCAAGGTCTGACTGATTCTGATCATCGGTGATAAAGATCACGATGTTCGGCCTTTCATTACCGGCGGCCGGTTCTTCTGCGGCCATGGAAGAATCCTGAGAAAGTGCTTGCGAGCCGCTCAGGGCGAGCAATGCCGTAGCAAGCAATGCCACAGCAAGCGAAAAGCGTCTTAATTTCATATGAAAAGAAAATATAAACAAAATTCCGCCCCCTCGGAAGGAAAGGCGGAATTTGTTCCTAAACCTAAAGCGTTATTCTTCTTCTTCCGCAGGCGGTATTTCCGTCAGCGGCGGTACATTATTTTCGTAACCTGCATAGCCTTTGTTCTGGTTGATCTGCCCTTGCGTGTTGGTATTAATGGCGTCTGCCGGAATCGGCCACAGCACATGGAACGCACTCATCGTGTATTCGTCTCCGTGACGGGTTTTTACGCCCTGGTTATAGAATTCCGTCTTTTCCATGATCCGGTCATACCAGAAATTATTATCGGAAAAACTTTCCATATTGTAAGATTTCCCGTTATAGGCTGTCTTCCCGGTCATGGCAAAAATATAGGCTATACGGGTAAGCTCCGTTTTGCGCGGCTCTTCCCAGTAGAGTTCCCGTGCCCTTTCATCCAGAATGGCAGCGATATTCACATCAGCTGCTGTAATGGCAGCGGCCCCGGCGCGTGTTCTTACGGCGTTGATATCCGCGGCGGCCAGCGCCAGCTGATCTTTCCAGAAATACGCTTCCGCGCGCAGCAAATAGGTCTCCGCCAGCCTGAATACATACCAGTCCGTATGGCCGCCGGCAGGCTGAGCCCGCTCAGGATCAGGAATATACACTTTATAATGCGGCCAGGAATACCAGCAGCGGATGGTGTCAATGGTTAGCAGGGCTCCCGCATCGTTCCTGAGCTGCAGCGGCTTCCCATAATAGGGGTCCGGGGTTTGGGTCCCGGGGGCAATGCCGGGGTTGTTGTAAACAAGGTCTTCCATATCCATCCAGTTGCCCGGAGCATGACGCAGGTCATTGGGATCGCCCCAGATCATATTCGTGGCATACCAGGTGCCGCGCGAACGGCCGATTCCCCGCCCGTATTGTTCCACCTGGGGAATGGGCTCGCCGGCTTTGTCGCTGGTTCCCTTATTCCCGGTAGGCGTGTTGATATTGGAGCCCCAATAGGGAATTGACTGGCGCATGATCTGGATACCGCCGTCCATATTCCCATCCATGTCCAGCCGGTCTATTACCAGCATCAGCGCTTCCTTATTAATAGCCAGAGATTTATTGGCCGGCCGGTGAAGGTCCCAGATAATATTTTTGCTGGGATCCCCGGCGTCTACCCCGAAACGTTCCGTCATAAGGGCGTGTGTTCCGCCGTCTATGACCCGGCTGGCAGAAGCGATCGCATCGTCAAATAGGCCCAGCGCCAGGTTTACCTTTGTTAACAGGTGACTGACCGCGCCTTTTGAAACCGCGCCCTTATCCACGATTGCCGGAACCCATTCTTCAGCGAACTCCAGGTCTGTTTTCATTTGCTGAAGGATCACTTCCCGCTTGGTGGAATAAAAATCAAGTTTCGGCTTCGTAATCTCCTCAAGGATCAGGGGCACATCTCCGAACTGCTGCGTGAGCCGGTAATACCGGTAAGCCCGGTGGAAATAGGCCGCCCCCAGCACCGCGTTTTTCTGCTCTTCCGATTCCCATTCCGGCAGGTCAATATTGGAAATAGCCGTATTGGCATACTTTATTCCCTTAAAACCTTCGTACCAGTACCAGCCTATCCTGTTATAATCCGTATGGTTCAGCTGGGCATCCGGCGTAATCTGGAGATTCAGATCCTGCGCCGGCCCGGATTTGTCTGTAGTACCTTCTACAGCAATTTCGGAGAATATATTCTCGGTGATAATCGGGCTTCCATCCCCGTACCATTCGTAGCGCATATTCCGCTCACAGGCGATAAGCGTAGCCATCAGTCCTTCCGGGGTATTAAATGTATTTTCCGGAGTATAGAAAGACAATTCCTTGGTGTCGAGCCATTCATCGCTGCAGCCTGTTGTTCCGCCCAGCAGGAGCGCCAGGGAGGCGACGGCTATAACAGCTGGTTTTTTATAGTTCGTTTTCATGTCAGTTCAATTTAATATGCACGTTTACAGGGTAAGATCAATGCCGAAGGTGTATGTTCTGGGCGTCGGGCCGGCGCCTACTTCCGGATCCCATTCCGGATCCCAGTAATCCCAGTTCGGCGCCCACACACCCACGTTCCGGATATTGAAAAAGAATTTCAGGCTTTCCACCTTTGCTCTTTCCAGGAACTGATGCGGCACATTATATCCCAGGGCGATATTGTCCAGGCGAATAAAAGAACGGTCCCGGTACACGCTAAAGCCGCTGGAAGCGCCCTCGCTTGAATAAAGCCTTGCCCATTCATTAGTTGGATTCTCAGGCGTCCAGTAGGGGAAGACGTAAGAACTGGTCCTGTCCAGGAAGCCATCCCTGTTCTTTGCCTGGTTAAAGGCAGTTTTATGCCCCCAGTAAGAGTAGATCATAAAGGACACATCCAGGTTTTTGAAAAGGCTGAACTCGTTCCGGATCGTCCATTTAAACCGCGGCTCCTCAAATCCCTGGAATACCTTATCTTCCCTGGTGAACTGTCCGTCGCCGTTAAGGTCCACGACCTTGAAGTCCCCGGGCGATACCCCGTATTTATCGGCTTCTTCGGCTTCGTCCTGCTGCCATACGCCGTCCACCTGGTAGTTCCATATTTCGTCAATGCCATGACCGATGAACCATTCATTTTCCAGGTCATCCAGCTCGTTCCCGTTTTCGTCCGTATCCCCGTATAAATGCGCGATCTCGTTCCTGTTCAACTGGAAATTAAAAGAAGTCCTCCAGGAAAAGTTGTCCTTGCTCATATTCAGGCTGCTAAGACTCAGTTCTATCCCCTTGTTCTTCACTTCTCCCAGGTTATCCCAAACGAAGTTGAAGCCGAGGATATCGGGAAGGGACCGCTGCACCAGCAGATCAGTGGTGGACATTTCGTAGAGTTCCAGTGTACCGTCCACCTTGTTGAAGAGCGAAAAGTCCAGGCCGATATTGAAAGCCGTTGTCCGCTCCCATTGCAAATTGGGGTTAGCCATTTTATCTACGTACAGCTGGTTCACCTGGTACACCTCGCCATCGGAGTTTACATGCAGGTAGGGCCCGGCAGTCAGGTTCGAAAGGGCGGCATAACGTCCGCCCGGGCCCAGGTCCCTGTTACCGTTGCTTCCCCAGGAAACCCGGAGCTTGCCATAGTTCAGCCAGCTGCTGTTATAAAAAGGCTCTTCTGAAAATACCCAGCCGCCGGCGATGGAAAAGAAGGTAGCCCGGGGATTTGCTTCGCCGAATGCCGAATAACCGTCGCGGCGAACCGAAGCGGTCATCAGGTACCGGTCCCTGAAGGAATAGATTAACCGGGCCATTAACGCATCTCCTGTACTGTACTGGTCATCACTTTCAACAAGCGGGTTCGTTCCCGATTTAATTCCGTGATAACCCAGGTCATCGTGCGGAATGAAACCTTCATTGGTCATGGTATTATCCCAGCTTTGATATTTCTCAGCGTTGGCCAGAAGGGTCACGTTAAAGTTGTGGACATCTGCAACGGTCTTGTTCCAGTTCAGAATGTTGTCCACCTGCCAGTAATAGACTTTTCGCTGCCGCCGGGAAACATGGCCTCCGTCCCGGCCCCAGTCTTCATGTTTTGACGATTCGTGATTGTACCGTTCATAAAATTCGAACCGGGGGGTAAAGTTGAGCCGGTAGGTGATCCCAAAGGGCAGTGTCACTTTGGCGAAAAGCGTCGAGTTGAGCGTCGTTTCTTTTTGCCGGCGGTCCGTAAGGCTGGGAGCATAATAAGGATGGTTACCGCCGCTGTTCTCTTCATTGGGGCGGTATTTATAAAAGCCCTCTTCATCAAATTCCGATCCCCAGGGAGAAAGCGTCCTGGCCAGGCCCCAGTTAACAGGCACCTGGCTTTCATCACGGTCGGCAAACTGGGTGTGCATCCCAACGGAGAGAAAGTCATTGACCTTTCCTTCTATATTGATCCTGCTTCTCACCGTCTGGAAATCATCCCCCACCACAATACCTTCATTATCCAGGTAACCCAGGGACATATAGTACTGCACTCCTTCTTTCCGCCCGGAAAGACTGATCGTATGATCCTGCCGGAAAGCATTCTGGAACATCATATCGTACCAGTTCACACTTTTTCCCGCTTTATAATTTTCGATTTCCACGGGCTGCATATTCAACCGCCGCAGCCAGACGGACACCGGATCGCCGCTGGAGCCGTCATAGGCCATCCATTCGTCCAGGGAAATATCGCTGGGAAGGTTGCGCGGATCGGAAAACTCGTAAGGGTCGTACCCTCCGGCATTGATGTTCTTCATCACATCTTCCCGCCAGGCAATGAATTCATGCGGCCCGTACACCGGCTCGTTTACCGACATCGTGGCAATGCTCACATTGCTATTAAAGTTTACCGTGGTTTTGCCCTCCTGACCCTTTTTAGTAGTGATCAGGATCACCCCGCTGGCCGCTTTGGCCCCGAATACAGCGGCCGAGCTGGCATCCTTCAGGACGTCGATGGTTTCGATATCATTCGGGTTGATATCGGCAAGCTGCCCGGGGTAGATCACCCCGTCCAGTACGATCAGGGGACTTCCGCCTGCATTCAGCGTAGCCCGGCCCCGTACCTCCAGCCCGGCGCCTCCTTTTGCGGAAGTACTGAAGCCCACGTTCAGCCCGGCAATGTTCCCGCGCAGAATATCAGCAACGGCATTGGGGTTTTCGTTCTCCAGCTTCTCGGCGCTCACCTGGGAAACGGCGCCGGTAAGATCCTTTTTCCTTGCGGTACCGTAACCGATCACCACCACCTGGTCCAGGGAGGCCACGTCTTCCTCCATGACCGTATTAATTACGGACTTTCCCTCCACGGGAATTTCCTGCTGGCCGAAGCCAAGCAGGCTGAATACCAGTACGGCGTCCGGATCCACGCCTTCCAGCTGGTAATTCCCTTCAATGTCGGTACTGGTGCCCAGGGTGGTGCCTTTCACCGTCACGCTCACACCCGGTAGTCCGGAATTCTGGAAAGTTACTTTCCCGTTAACCTCGATGCGGTCCTGGCCGTAGGCCTGAAAACAGCAAAATAAGCATAAAACAATCGATTGCAATCGGAACAAGAGTTTGTTCCGGCCCTGTCCGGGACAGGGTGGGTTGGGTTTGGTTTTCATTAATTCGCTTTTTAATTAGGTTTAGCCTTACAAAACTGTAACAAGAATATCACACTAAGTTATAGAAAAGCTAATGCGGCTTTATTATTCACCGCCTCAGGCCCTTCCTTTTTTAAGGCAAAAACCGCCTTTCTGGGGGTGTTCAATCGTTTTCCTAAATTGAAATATAAATGTTACATTGACTCGTATTCATGAAGTTTCCTATATTTAATTATCATTATTTCAGATCAGGATGGCAAACGTTGAAACTTTCCGCGAACACATTGAAAAAGGCTATACTTTCCAGGGGGATAGCCTTTTGCTGGGCGCTTCCATGCTGGAAGGCAAAGCTGTTAAAGACAGCCAGGTAAAAGCACCGCTGTCAACTTTTAACCGGCACGGCCTGGTAGCAGGCGCCACCGGCACCGGGAAAACAAAAACTCTTCAGGGGATTTGCGAAAAATTATCTGAAAAAGGCGTTCCTGTGCTGATCATGGACATTAAAGGGGATGTAAGCGGCCTTTCCCAGCCGGGCGAACCCAATCCGAAGCTGGACGGGCGGCACCAGCTGATCGGCTCGCCCTGGAAAGCAGACGCCTTTCCCGTGGAACTGCTGAGTATCTCGGATGAACCGGGAGTACAGCTCAGGGCTACCATCTCCGAATTCGGGCCTGTACTCTTAGCTAAAATGCTGGAATTGAACGAAACCCAGTCGGGTGTGGTTTCACTGGTCTTCAAATATTGCGATGATAAGAAGCTTCCCCTGCTGGATATCAAAGACTTCCGAAAAACGCTTCAATACCTGGGCGACGAAGGCAAGGAGGAACTGGAGAAAGAATACGGGCGCATCAGCTCTTCGTCCATGGGCGCCATTATGCGTAACCTGGTGGCGCTGGAAGAGCAGGGAGCGGATAAGTTCTTCGGGGAACGTTCCTTTGACGTGGCAG is a window from the Anseongella ginsenosidimutans genome containing:
- a CDS encoding RNA polymerase sigma factor — its product is MNKVGGGNISDRELIAACLSNSRKAQEQLYRKYAKTMFHVCLSYCADRDQAKDILQEAFIKAFRKLDTFATANSFEGWLRRIVVNTALDHLRKSKKWSFITIEEQVAEPEDTADVPAFPYSTGKVLRLIGELPPGARAVFNLYALDELSHKEIAGRLKISEGTSKSQYNRARALLRRWLKEEEEQ
- a CDS encoding SusC/RagA family TonB-linked outer membrane protein; translated protein: MKTKPNPPCPGQGRNKLLFRLQSIVLCLFCCFQAYGQDRIEVNGKVTFQNSGLPGVSVTVKGTTLGTSTDIEGNYQLEGVDPDAVLVFSLLGFGQQEIPVEGKSVINTVMEEDVASLDQVVVIGYGTARKKDLTGAVSQVSAEKLENENPNAVADILRGNIAGLNVGFSTSAKGGAGLEVRGRATLNAGGSPLIVLDGVIYPGQLADINPNDIETIDVLKDASSAAVFGAKAASGVILITTKKGQEGKTTVNFNSNVSIATMSVNEPVYGPHEFIAWREDVMKNINAGGYDPYEFSDPRNLPSDISLDEWMAYDGSSGDPVSVWLRRLNMQPVEIENYKAGKSVNWYDMMFQNAFRQDHTISLSGRKEGVQYYMSLGYLDNEGIVVGDDFQTVRSRINIEGKVNDFLSVGMHTQFADRDESQVPVNWGLARTLSPWGSEFDEEGFYKYRPNEENSGGNHPYYAPSLTDRRQKETTLNSTLFAKVTLPFGITYRLNFTPRFEFYERYNHESSKHEDWGRDGGHVSRRQRKVYYWQVDNILNWNKTVADVHNFNVTLLANAEKYQSWDNTMTNEGFIPHDDLGYHGIKSGTNPLVESDDQYSTGDALMARLIYSFRDRYLMTASVRRDGYSAFGEANPRATFFSIAGGWVFSEEPFYNSSWLNYGKLRVSWGSNGNRDLGPGGRYAALSNLTAGPYLHVNSDGEVYQVNQLYVDKMANPNLQWERTTAFNIGLDFSLFNKVDGTLELYEMSTTDLLVQRSLPDILGFNFVWDNLGEVKNKGIELSLSSLNMSKDNFSWRTSFNFQLNRNEIAHLYGDTDENGNELDDLENEWFIGHGIDEIWNYQVDGVWQQDEAEEADKYGVSPGDFKVVDLNGDGQFTREDKVFQGFEEPRFKWTIRNEFSLFKNLDVSFMIYSYWGHKTAFNQAKNRDGFLDRTSSYVFPYWTPENPTNEWARLYSSEGASSGFSVYRDRSFIRLDNIALGYNVPHQFLERAKVESLKFFFNIRNVGVWAPNWDYWDPEWDPEVGAGPTPRTYTFGIDLTL
- a CDS encoding sulfatase family protein — encoded protein: MKLRRFSLAVALLATALLALSGSQALSQDSSMAAEEPAAGNERPNIVIFITDDQNQSDLGCYGNGDVQTPNMDRLAAEGMRFTSAYAASSMCTPSRSSLFTGLYPFRNGCQMNHFAVRAGVKSLPHYLKPLGYRVVLAGKTHVTPGAAFPFEYIGQEFGRYEPIETRSDPRKETVQFIQDHFRGQPQQPLCLVVAPWLPHVPWVKNRDFDPANLALPEYLADTKKTRAALAAYYQSIGEADRMLGEIMAALESTGEQSNTVFLFFSDQGTQFPGAKWTVYDRGLRVPLIARWPDKIREGSISDALVSLTDITPTVLELTGGKPAKDLDGKSFAPVLLGKKEEHREYIFAETSVEPHYWYNYTPARTVISREGFHYIRNYHPGRRFITHIDEVEQNMYYFDSWVKKAREDEKAAFLLRRYSYRPSIELYDLDKDPEELQNLAENPRYATRLAQLGALLGNELASQGETEEMIREGHFPRFQANSYELPQGEAAFHLSFDKNRWNPDTLYISGYLQGDERGKDAGSAGSGRPAASQPEANSRNPGGRQAGPAKSGGNARSHAPGGVICRYFRQFTLLAENGKLALAFDGGKTFYSRPLKQISGHFVLRLGPDGEFALTFNGNKILEGGTGAAHTVINGGYVSCGFLRDAPVADPFQGQIHDLRFTMNRL
- a CDS encoding DUF4382 domain-containing protein yields the protein MNNLKVWAAGGLLLTAGIIAACSSEDEVRGGQSGFQVRLTDAPGDYEAVWIDVEDVLIKRDADTAGEGGWESLPGVQRGVYNLLELVDGRDTMLVDAVIPSGTIHQLRLVLGEDNWITVNGEDIALTTPSAQQSGLKLKINADVNPGIVYGLVLDFDVAKSIVKAGNSGKYILKPVIRTFLDAQGGNLAGDVWPDTVQTAVLAIADGDTVSTYTSEDGGFLFRSLNPGSYQLRFLPDTLSGFLPYDTAGVIVEEGKLTDIGTITFTE
- a CDS encoding RagB/SusD family nutrient uptake outer membrane protein, which codes for MKTNYKKPAVIAVASLALLLGGTTGCSDEWLDTKELSFYTPENTFNTPEGLMATLIACERNMRYEWYGDGSPIITENIFSEIAVEGTTDKSGPAQDLNLQITPDAQLNHTDYNRIGWYWYEGFKGIKYANTAISNIDLPEWESEEQKNAVLGAAYFHRAYRYYRLTQQFGDVPLILEEITKPKLDFYSTKREVILQQMKTDLEFAEEWVPAIVDKGAVSKGAVSHLLTKVNLALGLFDDAIASASRVIDGGTHALMTERFGVDAGDPSKNIIWDLHRPANKSLAINKEALMLVIDRLDMDGNMDGGIQIMRQSIPYWGSNINTPTGNKGTSDKAGEPIPQVEQYGRGIGRSRGTWYATNMIWGDPNDLRHAPGNWMDMEDLVYNNPGIAPGTQTPDPYYGKPLQLRNDAGALLTIDTIRCWYSWPHYKVYIPDPERAQPAGGHTDWYVFRLAETYLLRAEAYFWKDQLALAAADINAVRTRAGAAAITAADVNIAAILDERARELYWEEPRKTELTRIAYIFAMTGKTAYNGKSYNMESFSDNNFWYDRIMEKTEFYNQGVKTRHGDEYTMSAFHVLWPIPADAINTNTQGQINQNKGYAGYENNVPPLTEIPPAEEEE